The Halalkalibacter krulwichiae genome has a segment encoding these proteins:
- a CDS encoding HD-GYP domain-containing protein, protein MRLVSTRSVEVGAKLGKAIYNDSGQVLLNTGAMLTERVLNRLIGLGYTFIYIQDEQTKGVEFNSVVKEETKRLAIHTIKTKFQTIADGIQLRKSLNCDRLNKDFSKVVEVILDDIKNNKNAVEILSDVFIYDSYIFTHSLNVTVYTLRLAIELGFSDKQLMEIGLGALLHDVGKMAIPVEILNKPDRLTDEEYQMIKSHARAGYDLLRNVPNVSLVTAHCALQHHERPDGTGYPQGLKGNEIHLYAKIIAVADVFDAVTSNRIYRKPMLPHEGLELLYSGVGHQFEHSLVEAFRNTIAVYPVGLRVKLSDGRKGFVMKQNKQLSTHPIVHVTEEHNLVLAIGYDIDLTKHLNVTIIETETTLAASNPA, encoded by the coding sequence ATGAGATTGGTTTCCACTCGTTCCGTTGAAGTAGGCGCAAAGCTAGGCAAAGCGATTTATAATGATAGTGGACAAGTTTTGCTCAATACAGGTGCCATGCTTACAGAGCGTGTTCTCAATCGATTAATCGGGCTTGGATACACATTTATTTATATTCAAGATGAACAGACAAAAGGGGTTGAGTTCAACTCTGTCGTAAAGGAAGAAACAAAGAGACTGGCGATTCATACGATAAAAACTAAATTTCAAACCATTGCTGATGGTATTCAACTAAGAAAATCTCTTAATTGTGATCGCCTGAATAAGGATTTCTCGAAAGTTGTGGAAGTGATATTAGATGATATAAAAAACAATAAAAACGCGGTTGAAATTTTGTCGGATGTTTTTATTTATGATAGTTATATTTTTACGCATTCATTAAATGTTACGGTATATACATTAAGGCTAGCGATAGAATTAGGTTTTTCGGACAAGCAATTGATGGAAATTGGGTTAGGAGCATTGCTTCATGACGTTGGGAAAATGGCTATTCCTGTTGAGATCTTAAATAAGCCTGATCGTTTAACGGATGAAGAATATCAAATGATCAAATCGCATGCGAGAGCTGGTTATGATTTACTAAGAAATGTACCTAATGTATCGTTGGTAACCGCTCATTGTGCTCTTCAACATCATGAACGTCCTGATGGAACAGGGTATCCGCAAGGATTAAAGGGAAACGAAATTCATTTGTATGCAAAGATCATTGCCGTTGCAGATGTATTTGATGCGGTAACTTCCAATCGTATCTACCGAAAACCGATGCTGCCTCATGAAGGGTTAGAATTGCTGTATTCCGGAGTCGGTCATCAGTTTGAGCACTCACTTGTGGAAGCCTTTCGAAATACCATTGCTGTTTATCCTGTAGGATTAAGGGTGAAACTTAGTGATGGTCGAAAAGGATTTGTTATGAAGCAGAATAAGCAACTAAGTACTCATCCAATTGTTCACGTGACAGAAGAACATAACCTTGTACTAGCAATAGGGTATGATATCGATTTAACGAAGCATCTGAACGTGACGATCATCGAAACGGAAACCACTTTAGCAGCCAGTAACCCCGCCTAA
- a CDS encoding YunC family protein: protein MLEMNPIQIEGETFIAVTLKLPKTNFMAVMNDTGYIMCGALDVALLNEKLKDRKIVAGRAVGVRTIDQLLDAPLESVTLEAEALGIHPGMKGTDALLKMKY, encoded by the coding sequence ATGCTTGAGATGAATCCGATACAAATCGAAGGTGAGACGTTTATTGCGGTTACATTAAAGCTACCGAAGACAAATTTTATGGCTGTTATGAATGATACTGGATACATTATGTGTGGTGCTCTTGATGTGGCGCTTTTAAATGAGAAGTTAAAGGATCGTAAAATTGTGGCAGGGAGAGCAGTTGGAGTTCGAACGATTGATCAATTATTAGATGCTCCATTAGAATCTGTAACGCTAGAAGCAGAAGCACTAGGAATCCATCCAGGAATGAAGGGCACCGATGCTCTTTTGAAGATGAAATACTAA
- a CDS encoding bifunctional metallophosphatase/5'-nucleotidase encodes MSVKQLTIFHTNDIHSCFDNWSQIVSYIKRHRDEDTLYVDLGDHTDRSNPLTEATYGKGNIELLNEAKVDYVTVGNNEGITFSKEQLGCLYEEATFPVVVANVFDQNDGRPDWMHPYIIHTQKDGLKIGIIGLTAPFYRFYEQLGWKIQSPQDLLAHFLPIVKKEADIVVFMSHLGLQKDEEIAEQFPEIDVILGAHTHHVLPTGKWCGTTLIAQTGKHGLFLGQVTIDYDVETKQVLEKRAALVDVKDKEEDVQTNNILDRMASKAKEVLSEPVAVISKPLVIEWQKQTDFGQILCDAVTEWCGQKIGMLNAGVILDSLETGEVTKADIHRICPHPINPCVLEVTGEQLEASIKKALTEDMTHLELKGFGFRGKVLGKMLFTGITIEENDDSLSIFILNEPLKKDKLYSLATLDMYTFGYLFPELTAAHKKKYFMPEFLRDVLAKKLSDQLS; translated from the coding sequence TTGTCGGTAAAACAACTAACAATCTTTCATACAAATGATATTCATAGCTGTTTTGATAATTGGTCACAAATCGTTTCATACATAAAGCGACATCGCGATGAAGATACTTTGTATGTAGATTTAGGAGACCATACAGATCGAAGCAATCCTTTAACGGAAGCTACTTATGGAAAAGGGAATATTGAATTATTGAATGAGGCTAAAGTAGATTACGTTACCGTTGGAAATAATGAAGGAATTACATTTTCAAAAGAGCAATTAGGCTGTTTATATGAAGAAGCAACATTTCCTGTTGTTGTTGCGAATGTTTTTGACCAAAATGATGGGAGACCAGATTGGATGCATCCTTATATCATTCATACGCAAAAGGATGGATTGAAGATAGGAATTATTGGGTTAACGGCGCCGTTCTATCGCTTTTATGAACAATTAGGCTGGAAAATCCAATCCCCACAAGACCTTCTTGCTCACTTTCTCCCAATTGTGAAAAAGGAGGCCGACATCGTTGTGTTCATGTCTCATCTAGGTTTACAAAAGGATGAGGAAATTGCAGAACAGTTTCCAGAAATTGATGTCATTTTAGGAGCGCATACGCATCACGTACTCCCTACTGGAAAATGGTGTGGGACGACATTGATTGCCCAAACAGGCAAACACGGTCTCTTTTTAGGACAGGTTACAATAGACTATGATGTAGAGACAAAACAAGTCTTGGAGAAAAGAGCGGCGTTAGTTGATGTAAAGGACAAAGAAGAAGACGTTCAAACGAATAACATTTTAGATCGGATGGCCAGCAAGGCTAAAGAGGTCTTAAGTGAACCGGTTGCAGTCATTTCAAAGCCACTTGTCATTGAATGGCAAAAGCAAACCGATTTCGGACAAATTCTATGTGATGCTGTTACGGAATGGTGTGGTCAAAAGATCGGTATGTTAAATGCCGGTGTCATTCTCGATTCGCTTGAGACTGGAGAAGTAACAAAAGCAGATATTCATCGAATCTGTCCACACCCTATTAACCCTTGTGTGTTAGAAGTTACTGGAGAGCAATTAGAAGCATCAATCAAAAAAGCACTGACAGAGGACATGACACATTTAGAGCTAAAAGGTTTTGGCTTTCGCGGAAAAGTATTAGGGAAAATGCTCTTTACTGGAATCACAATTGAAGAGAATGACGATTCTCTTAGCATTTTTATCTTGAACGAACCGCTCAAAAAAGACAAGCTATACTCACTAGCAACGCTTGATATGTATACATTTGGTTATCTGTTCCCAGAGCTAACGGCTGCGCATAAAAAGAAATACTTTATGCCAGAATTTCTTCGGGATGTCTTAGCAAAGAAACTCTCCGACCAATTGTCTTAG
- a CDS encoding sulfite exporter TauE/SafE family protein: MNLIWVLLVLVGLVGSTLGSLMGLGGGIVVVPALLLLGSFSLLEITPQLAVGISLIVMIVTGLSATLAYIKQKKIDFKSAWLFFCASGPGAIVGAWINKGFDTESFQLYLGVFIIFISLILFIRHRLKPRPYRKKRIERTVMNEDGTFHTYGYNVVPVLILSFLVGMLSGLFGIGGGSLMVPAMIILFHFPPHRAVATSMFMILLSAIVGSISHISMGNVNWFYVLALLPGAWIGGILGAEINRRLSSEKLVFVLRFVLLIIAFRLIYEGLS, encoded by the coding sequence GTGAACTTGATTTGGGTCCTGTTAGTGTTGGTTGGACTAGTTGGCAGTACGTTAGGGAGTCTGATGGGGCTTGGCGGTGGTATTGTCGTTGTACCAGCGTTACTGTTACTTGGAAGTTTTTCTTTATTAGAAATAACTCCGCAATTAGCAGTTGGAATTTCTCTAATTGTTATGATTGTCACTGGTTTGTCTGCAACACTTGCATACATAAAACAGAAGAAAATTGATTTTAAAAGTGCCTGGCTCTTTTTTTGTGCTAGTGGACCTGGTGCAATTGTAGGTGCTTGGATAAATAAAGGTTTTGATACAGAGTCCTTTCAATTATACCTTGGAGTTTTTATTATTTTTATATCGTTGATCCTTTTTATTAGACATCGACTGAAGCCGAGGCCTTATCGAAAGAAACGCATTGAACGAACGGTGATGAATGAAGACGGCACTTTTCATACATATGGATATAACGTTGTACCGGTGTTAATTCTTTCTTTTCTTGTAGGAATGCTTTCTGGCTTGTTTGGAATTGGCGGTGGTTCCTTAATGGTCCCTGCGATGATTATTCTTTTTCATTTCCCGCCGCATCGGGCTGTCGCGACATCGATGTTTATGATCTTACTTTCAGCGATCGTCGGTTCGATTTCTCATATTTCAATGGGGAATGTAAATTGGTTTTATGTTTTAGCACTTTTACCTGGTGCGTGGATTGGCGGAATTTTAGGAGCAGAAATAAATCGGAGACTTTCAAGTGAGAAGTTAGTCTTTGTTCTGCGCTTTGTATTATTAATTATCGCGTTCAGGCTGATCTATGAAGGACTTTCTTAA
- a CDS encoding DUF72 domain-containing protein: MIYIGLAGWGDHDDLYNGWTKQSKLEAYAGHFPIVELDASFYAVQPLRNMKKWVLETPDTFQFVVKAYQGMTGHQKGFAPFETKEEMFEAFKLSLEPLIKANKLGMVLCQFPPWFECKKEYVQWVRYVKEQLKDLPVALEFRHQTWFQGEMRDRTVQFMKDEGWIHSICDEPQAGMRSIPTVLEATNKKKTLIRFHGRNVHGWNDPGNGTWRDVRYLYKYKENELKEWIEKLEQLQAQTEDLYLIFNNNSGGDACANAKQLIELLEIDYQGLAPRQLDLFS; encoded by the coding sequence ATGATCTACATTGGGTTAGCTGGGTGGGGCGACCATGATGACTTATATAATGGCTGGACCAAACAGTCAAAATTAGAAGCCTATGCAGGCCATTTTCCGATTGTAGAATTAGATGCTTCTTTTTATGCTGTACAACCACTTCGTAATATGAAAAAATGGGTTTTGGAAACGCCAGACACTTTCCAGTTTGTTGTAAAAGCTTATCAAGGCATGACTGGACATCAAAAAGGCTTTGCTCCTTTTGAAACGAAAGAGGAAATGTTTGAGGCTTTTAAGTTATCCCTTGAACCGTTAATAAAAGCAAATAAATTAGGGATGGTCCTTTGTCAATTCCCTCCTTGGTTTGAATGTAAAAAGGAATATGTACAATGGGTACGTTATGTAAAAGAACAGTTAAAAGACTTGCCTGTTGCCTTGGAATTCCGACATCAAACTTGGTTTCAAGGAGAGATGAGAGATCGAACAGTACAGTTTATGAAAGATGAGGGCTGGATTCATAGCATTTGTGATGAACCCCAAGCGGGAATGCGTTCCATTCCAACTGTGTTGGAGGCAACGAATAAGAAGAAAACGTTAATTCGTTTTCATGGTCGCAATGTTCACGGATGGAATGACCCAGGCAATGGAACATGGCGAGATGTTCGTTATTTATATAAGTACAAAGAGAATGAGTTGAAAGAGTGGATCGAAAAGCTTGAACAGTTGCAAGCGCAAACAGAGGATCTTTACCTTATTTTTAATAATAATTCGGGCGGAGATGCTTGTGCAAATGCAAAGCAATTAATTGAGTTATTGGAAATTGATTATCAAGGACTAGCACCTAGACAACTTGACCTGTTTTCTTGA
- the sufB gene encoding Fe-S cluster assembly protein SufB, translated as MAKKMPEIGEYKYGFSDKDVSIFRSKRGLTKEIVEEISRMKEEPQWMLDFRLKSLEQFYKMPMPQWGGDLAELNFDDITYYVKPSEKSEKSWDEVPEEIKNTFDKLGIPEAEQKYLAGVSAQYESEVVYHNMKEELTELGILFTDTDTALKEHEEIFKEHFGTIIPPTDNKFAALNSAVWSGGSFIYVPKGIKTDTPLQAYFRINSENMGQFERTLIIADEDSSVHYVEGCTAPVYSTNSLHSAVVEIIVKKDAYCRYTTIQNWAPNIFNLVTKRAVADAGATMEWVDGNIGSKLTMKYPAVVMRGEGAKGTILSIAIAGKGQHQDAGAKVHHLAPNCSSTIVSKSISKHGGKVTYRGICHFGRKSAGSKSKIECDTLIMDNESTSDTIPYNEILNNNITLEHEATVSKVSEDQLFYLMSRGISEQEATEMIVMGFIEPFTKELPMEYAVEMNRLIKFEMEGSIG; from the coding sequence ATGGCAAAAAAAATGCCTGAAATCGGAGAATATAAATACGGGTTCTCGGACAAAGATGTATCGATTTTCCGTTCGAAGCGTGGATTAACGAAAGAAATCGTTGAAGAAATTTCACGCATGAAAGAAGAACCACAATGGATGTTAGACTTCCGTTTAAAATCTTTAGAGCAATTTTACAAAATGCCAATGCCGCAATGGGGCGGAGATTTAGCTGAATTAAACTTTGATGATATTACGTACTACGTAAAGCCTTCAGAGAAATCAGAGAAATCATGGGATGAAGTACCAGAAGAAATCAAAAACACATTTGATAAGCTTGGAATCCCTGAGGCAGAGCAAAAGTATCTTGCTGGGGTATCTGCTCAGTATGAATCTGAAGTTGTTTACCACAACATGAAGGAAGAGCTAACAGAGCTTGGAATTCTATTCACAGATACAGATACTGCTCTAAAAGAGCACGAAGAAATTTTCAAGGAGCACTTTGGTACGATTATTCCGCCAACTGATAACAAGTTTGCAGCCCTTAACTCAGCGGTTTGGTCTGGAGGATCTTTCATCTATGTACCAAAAGGAATTAAGACAGATACGCCTTTACAAGCATACTTCCGTATTAACTCTGAGAACATGGGTCAGTTTGAGCGTACGTTAATCATTGCTGACGAAGACAGCTCTGTACACTATGTAGAAGGTTGTACAGCTCCTGTTTATTCAACAAACTCACTTCATAGTGCAGTTGTTGAAATCATTGTTAAGAAGGATGCATACTGCCGTTACACAACAATCCAAAACTGGGCTCCTAACATCTTCAACCTTGTTACAAAACGTGCGGTTGCTGATGCTGGTGCAACAATGGAGTGGGTTGACGGTAACATCGGTTCAAAATTAACGATGAAATACCCAGCTGTTGTTATGCGTGGTGAAGGTGCAAAAGGTACGATTCTCTCGATTGCGATTGCAGGGAAAGGCCAGCACCAAGATGCTGGTGCAAAAGTTCATCATCTTGCACCAAACTGTTCATCAACAATTGTATCGAAATCAATCTCTAAACATGGCGGGAAAGTAACATACCGTGGAATCTGCCACTTTGGCCGTAAGTCAGCTGGTTCTAAGTCGAAGATCGAGTGTGATACTTTAATCATGGATAACGAGTCAACTTCTGATACAATTCCATATAACGAAATTTTAAATAACAACATTACGCTTGAGCACGAAGCAACGGTTTCAAAAGTATCTGAAGATCAACTCTTCTATCTAATGAGCCGTGGTATTTCTGAGCAAGAAGCAACAGAAATGATCGTAATGGGCTTCATCGAGCCATTTACAAAAGAACTTCCAATGGAATATGCGGTTGAAATGAACCGTCTAATCAAGTTCGAGATGGAAGGGTCTATCGGTTAA
- the sufU gene encoding Fe-S cluster assembly sulfur transfer protein SufU yields the protein MSSNLDTLYRQVIMDHYKNPRNRGEFEGETVTVNMNNPTCGDRIQLQLQVEDGKVKDAKFVGEGCSISLASASMMTQAIKGLQLDEAIEMSQIFSDMMLGKDYDEDRFDLGDIEALQGVAKFPARIKCATLAWKAMEKGINDQK from the coding sequence ATGTCTTCTAATCTTGATACCCTTTATAGACAGGTCATTATGGATCACTATAAGAACCCTCGTAATCGCGGAGAGTTTGAAGGTGAAACTGTTACGGTCAATATGAATAACCCTACATGCGGCGATCGCATTCAACTTCAACTTCAAGTAGAGGATGGAAAAGTGAAAGACGCGAAATTTGTTGGGGAAGGATGCTCAATTAGCTTAGCTTCAGCTTCAATGATGACACAAGCAATTAAAGGCTTGCAGTTAGATGAAGCGATTGAGATGTCACAGATTTTCTCTGATATGATGCTTGGAAAAGACTACGATGAAGACCGCTTTGACTTAGGTGATATTGAAGCACTTCAAGGCGTTGCTAAATTCCCAGCACGTATCAAGTGTGCTACTCTTGCTTGGAAGGCGATGGAAAAGGGCATCAACGATCAGAAATAA